In Anomaloglossus baeobatrachus isolate aAnoBae1 chromosome 2, aAnoBae1.hap1, whole genome shotgun sequence, the DNA window cactgagccaccgtgtcgcccCTTGCTTACAGTGTCACCCCCGAAGAAGTGTCCGAGAAAAAGATTTAGCTGACTTAAAAAATCACAAATTATTACAAGTCTTATGAGGGAGCGGCACTTCTGAAATTGCTCAGATACTAGggtgatcacagaaccatcaaaagtgAGGTGAGaaagctgagcccgaccaccactgagcaagacacagaagtacaaggtgttcactgctcagagacacggccaaggtgaggagactgaacctgaccactgagcaagacacagaagtacaaggtgttcagtgctcagagacatggccgaggtgaggaggttgagcccgaccaccactgagcaagacacagaagtacaaggtgttcactgctcagagacacggccaaggtgaggagactgaacctgaccaccactgagcaagacacagaagtacaaggtgttcagtgctcagagacatggctgaggtgaggaggttgagcccgaccaccactgagcaagacacagaagtacaaggtgttcactgctcagagacacggccaaggtgaggagactgaacctgaccaccactgagcaagacacagaagtaaagGTGTTTAGTGCTCAGagactgtaccgccccgcgggctcggctgcgaccgcagagccgctcggatccgtgctcgttctgcgggtggtggctcgagcctctcacggacccgggggtcacgtcgctctgcaagggagttggcgctacacgctgggatttgggtgaggagtcccacggctggggccgcggtggtttgggatgttagttcgtgacgccacccacgggttgtggtgattgtagaaacCACCCCTACGTGAagttatgggggctcccgggagcggtgtaatggcgcagctaggtgttgacccctccgtgggtagggggtgttggtcccggggcccggttggcgagggccggggtgcagggtgaaatgttgcggtgcagtgcagtgcgatgcctgatggcactggtgtactcactctgacacaagacactggagtctctggtaaaccaaacggagtgatgaacggggcccgcagccggctgcagcttctcccagaataggttggtggtttccgcctttctcctgcacctctgtgtgtaaatgtttgactcctatgcctagacaccggtagcccgctccccgactggtatatgccggaggagcccgtttgcccgcagacgctggccctttgggtctctatgccttggcggtggctttaccctgtatggttgggctgttgtcttccaaagggacttgtgtgggataggtccttaagtccagtcctcaatcagttgattcaactcggccctgtctgttcagggctttgtactgggtctgagtaccctgcctggtgctccggtatccagttggctacccggttcggttccggtgggccactaccctgtcccggtcccttacggttccaccagtcatgttcctggtctcctgcaggcggccaccaccgtctgcctccttgccaatggtgactgggctccgacccagccacctggtagtctcttatcagggcatggacacaggactgcccgtgaccttgactgctctctccTTGTCCTTGAACTAGACTGCACTAGAACCTGAacttgactgttttcccgcctccatgcctgtgaactcctcggtgggaggagccaaccgcctggctctgcccccctggtgtggacatcaaacctggagggtggtgacaaggtttttaggttggctggtgtcacctaaccaggagggggtgtggtgttgtgtgtgactacctgggacgacccgactagtccggggcgtcacaagACACAGCCTGAGGTGAGAAGGCTGAGCCCGactaccactgagcaagacacagaagtacaaggtgttcagtgctcagagacaaggccgaggtgaggaggctgagcccgaccaccactgagtaagacacagaagtacaaggtgttcagtgctcagagacaaggccgaggtgaggaggctgagcccgactaccactgagcaagacacagaagtacaaggtgttcagtgctcagagacaaggccgaggtgaggaggctgaacccgaccaccactgagcaagacacagaagtacaaggtgttcagtgctcagagacaaggccgaggtgaggaggctgaacccaatcaccactgagcaagacacagaaaggGAAACATCAAGACTGGGAAAATATTCAcatgttttatggactgatgagatgagagcgACTCGTGGCTGATCGGATGGGCTGTGGTGATATCTGTACCGGGCACAGACTCCATTTCTGCTCAGATGCCAGCGTGGTGGAGGTGGGGTCCTGCCATGAGCTGCGATTAGTCAAGAGGAACTACTTGGATCTTCTCGagttgaagatggactcaaaatccCTCCCCCAACCTCCTGCCAGTGTTTAGTAGACACTTTCTTCCAGCCGTGGTGCAGGGAAAGGCCTGAAGCTTTCAAGAACATCCCGATATCTCTGCAGGACAAAGCTCCATCACAGCATTTAACCCTTCACTGCTCGGGGCCAGGAGAGAGCGTAAATATGGAGAATAGTGACCCGGCCCAGTCCTCTATAGAAATATCCAGTGAAGGAGAGGAGTCCCCTCTCTGAGCAGGGGCAGACTCCACGGATGGCACTTATGACATATCGGTAAgacgggcggccatattactatatatattactaccgTATATTGGCCACTGACtttttttttcatgtcagaaatgtATTTTGTACACTTTGAGCTGTTTTCTTCTCACTGTAACAGATGGAAATACACAAATGAGGTGGAACAGTTACGTTTTTCATTTCGTTTTCCCATCATGTTACACACAGAGATTCTAAGAAAGACAAAATCGAACTTATAATTTCTGAAATCTTCAGGTctcaggtttattaaccttttggacgGATCGGCAGCACTGGAGAGGTTCAGGATTAAAATTGTTCAACAAAAGTCCACACAGTATAGAACTCCATCTGCTTAGGGTAGATCTGCACAAAATCAGCTGTCCATTAATGATGGGGCAGAGCGCTCCAATCACTCTGCCCAATCATGAAGAGAACAGTAACAGCTGCTGCGGATTCTCTATCCTTCCATGTTCTGTGATCAATGCAGATAGGAAATGTTTAGGTATATGGAAACTTGcttcactagaccaccagggatatctaATGCTCAATGCACTAATGACCATGGATGCTAGATCTGCACTGCACTAGACCACCTGGGATATTGGATCCACAAAGCACTAGACCATCAGGAATTGTGGAACTTGctgcactagaccaccagggatactggatCTCCACTGCACTTGATTACCAGAGAAACTGGATCCCGACAGTGTAAAGGGTGTGGGGGGGTCATAATTCTGTATTTCTTCATATCTGCAGAGCAGTGCCTGTTCTCCATGACATCCTGCacttctacaacccctggcaaaaatcatggcctcccctggctctgaggatgttcattcagttgttttctTTTCTATaataaaagcagatcacagacggcacaaactaaagtaatttcaaatggcaactttctggctttaagaaacactaaaaaatatCATGGAAACATAATGTGCAACCAGTAACGGTCACTTTTCAAGATCAAACAGGGGGAAAATTaaagaatcactcaattatgaggaaaaaaattatggaatcatgaaaaacaaacagaaGAACCCTCCtgtaatacatcactagtattttgtggcACTACCTCTGgcctttataacagcttgcagtctctgaggcatggcctTAATGAGTGACAGATattctcttcatcaatctggctccatctttctctgattgctgttgcggatcggctttgcaggttggagccttgtcttggaccattttcttcaacttccaccaaagattttcaattgggttgagatccggactatttgcaggccatgtcattgaccttatgtgtcttctttcaaggaatgttttcacagtttttgctctatggcaggatgcattattatcttgataaattatttcatcatccccaaacatcctttcaattgatgggataagaaaagtgtccaaaatatcaatgtaaacttgggcatttattgaaaatgtaatgacagccatctccccagggcCTTTACATGAcacgcagccccatatcatcaatgactgtggaaatgtacatcttctcttcaggcagtcatctttttattgtttagcttttctgtatgtaaatcccatttcctttaggcggtttcttacagttcggtcacagacattgactccagtttcctcccattcgttcatttgttttgtgcatttcctgttttggagacctattgctttaagtttcctgtcttgacgctttcatgtcttccttggtctaccagtatgtttgcctttaacaaccttcccatgttgtttgtatttggtccagattttacacACAGCTGActttgaacaaccaacatcttttgcaacattgcgtgatgatttaccctcttttatgagtttgataatcctctcctttgtttcaattgacatctctcgtgttggagccatgattcatgtcagtccacttggtgcaacagatctgcagggtgtgatcactcctttttagatgcagactaacgagtagATCTTatatgatgcaggtgttagttttgggaatgaaaattaaaGGGCGATTCCattattttttcctcataattgagtgattccatcattttttccccctgtttggtcttgaaaagtgaccgttactggctgcacattatgttttcatgatttttttagtgtttcggtgatctgctgtttataaacaaaagtaaacaactgaatgaacatcctcagggcCAGGGGAGAACATAATTTTTGGCAGGGGCTGTATAAATTGACATGTTGTATTATAATAAAAAAGTGATTCCTTCCACAATGAGCAGAGACCCCATACCGAACAGTCAAATGGGGTCCGCCTATAAAAACTGGTGCAGTATTCTTTGGTGTCGCACGAGGTTGGAGCTCTGAGAGAAGCAGCGTCCGCACTGCGAGCACACGAACGGCCTCTCGCCCGTGTGAATGCGCTGGTGCTTGACGAGGCTGGATCTCTGGACGAAGCTGCGGGCGCATTCTGTGCAGTTAAAGGGTTTCTCTCCGGAATGGATCCGCTGATGAGTAACGAGCGCAGACCTTTCTGCAAAGCACCTCCCGCACACCGGACAGGAGaacggcttctcccccgtgtgcttCCTCTTATGTGACAGGAGGCGAGAGCGCTGGTTGAAGGATTTGCCGCAGTACGTGCAGTCGTAGGATTTCTCCTCCGTGTGGAATCGCTGGTGAGCGGCAAAAGTCGTCTCTGAGCCAAAGTGAACGCCGCAGATGGAGCAGAAGAGGAGGTTATCTGTgcacagggaggcagcagggtCCGAATCATCGGGGACAGGTCCACGGACCTGCGAACAATGGCGAAGAGTCACCGCGTGCAGCGAGGAGACAGCCGGACCTGGAGTGAGCGAGAGCAATGATATCAGGACCAATcactgcctatatatatatatagatatatatatatatatatatacatacagtaagtTATATCTCATAGAAGGAAAAACAATTAGTAACATAATATAATCTACAGTATCCgagtatatgtactgtatatactgtactgtatacagtaatGATAAGTTACTACACCATAGTACATGTATACTAAGATATAATAATATATACAaactatatggagaaaagtatgtgcccccctccACATCCCCTTCCAGGAGCTTTTCTGACCTCCACAGGAgattttctacaagattttggaggcgtCTGTGGGAATTTTTCCCCCTTCATCCATTTCTGAGATGAAACTGATGTTGGGGCAGGCCGACTTTGCACTGCTCCATCCAacactcggcactgtgcttggtgatgtacggctcagcattgtgcttggtgatgtacggctcggcattgtgcttggtgatgtacggctcggcattgtgcttggtgatgtacggctcggcattgtgcttggtgatgtgcggctcggcattgtgcttggtgatgtacggctcggcattgtgcttggtgatgtacggctcggcattgtgcttggtgatgtacggctcggcattgtgcttggtgatgtacggctcggcattgtgcttggtgatgtacggctcggcattgtgcttggtgatgtatggctcggcattgtgcttggtgatgtacggctcagcattgagcttggtgatgtacggctcggcattgtgcttggtgatgtacggctcggcactgtgcttggtgatgtatggctgcaactgctcggccatgaagcacccggtgggcgcagtgtttgtgctgatgttaacagaggaggtctggattctgcagttatggggtcagcagagcgttcaggacttttctgtcctctgctcctcagcactcggcccccgctctgtaatgttacggggtctccactttgtggctgagttgttgcggttccttccacttctcagtaATATCAGTCACAGATGATGGGGAAGATTCAGGAGAAGAAATGTCAGGAACGGACTTGTTACCCCGGaggctcctattacaggacgcgCTGGTATCCGTGAGCTCCGCACCCGCCACTCTGCCGCTTGTTAGTAAACGCAAATTATATGCGGGGGGTTATAAACTGGGGGTGAAGGCAAAAAACGGAATTTAATGATTAAGACGTGCCGCCCAGTACTTTCCTCCATAGAGCGTAATTACATAATACCACATAATATAGCACAATGTGCTGCACTGCTGTGTAATGTACACTATACAATAATAATATAATACCACAATATACTATCCTGTGCTATGCCGCTATATACCGTACACTACAGacgggtatgtgcacatgttacgtatttgctgcagacatttctgtaaCAAAACTGTGGCAATTGGCAGGAAAAAAGGTGTATAAGAAACACCATATGTTTGCTGCTTTTTTCCGCATTTATTCgtatgggtgaaaaatgctgcaaaaatgaaaGAACTGACATCCGCAGATATGAAACGGTTACAGACGAAGCAACAAGCGCGACTGtcacagatctcatactttgctggGACAGGAAAATGCTGCTTTTTCATGGTAAAATTGTGaggtgtgaatgagccctaatgcGGTATTTAGTCCGTACTCATTATTATATGGATATACCTCACCCAAATGTTACTGATACTTCCTAAAAGACACTGACTTTCTTACCGGGGAGGATATAATCAGGAGCGGCCTCCTCCTTACACGGCTGTTGACGGATCCAGACGCTGACATCAGACTGTAATATAGGAGCGTGGGTTATAAATGATGGCGGTATACAGGGTACCGCGTATCTGACCTGAGCCGGGTACCTGATCCTCCAGCGCCATCACCTCACTTTCCTCCTCTGTGATGTCCTCAGTGCAGGCCAGGACCCGGCATTGATGGCGGCCATCTGCGGAATCCTCTCCACCTGTGGGAGATTAAAAACCAAAACTGAGGACGTGAACCCTCTGGCCCTCATCCTCAGGCCGCAGCCACTAGGACAGGACGGCGCCGTCCGGCAGCTGCCAGTGGCAGCCATATTGGTTCTGATGGGACTTCACCACCAGTCTCCATCAGCCAATCACAATGAGAGAACATTTTCgttttcacttcctttcactttaaccccttcccgCACAGGGATGCATTATTACTACTATATTTCAGGGTGGCCGCATTGTGACTGTCGGGGGAGAAGAAATGGATGACAAAAGGCCACGCTCCAGAAAGAGAAAATTAAACAGGCTGTATAGGCCTCAATTGTGAAAACTGTCTCCAAGACAAATCTGTCTtcattgcccatagcaaccaatcagagagcaGCTTTCATTTCTTAAACTGCTCTGaaaaaatgaaagctgcgctgtgattggttgttatgagCAAGTACGACTGAATTGTCTTCAAGATTGTACATTGGGGCAGATTTATGAAAACCATCTTGAAGACAAAGCTGTTttagttacccatagcaaccaatcacagcgcagctttcattttatcagagcagtttaagaaatgaaagctgtgctgtgattggttgctatgggcaacgatGACAGATTTGTCTTCAAGATAGCTGTAGTAaacctgcccctatatacaatctTGAAGACAATTCTGTCgtagttgcccatagcaaccaatcacagcgcagctttcattttatcAGAGCAGTTTAAGacatgaaagctgcactgtgattggttgctatgcggAACTAAGACAGATTTGTTTTTAAGATAGTTCTCATAAATCTGCCCCAAAATACAAAGAATATAAAGTGTCTGAGCTTCACAGGAGGACTAAGATGGCAGCCACTAGGGTCTTTATCATGGTTATTAGCTCCAGGAATTGCGCAGGTTAACCCTGTTATGACTTTTGATGTATATTTAAGTCAAAGAtcttgtccctgcctttgatgcgggctcacacatcgagcccacatctttccccacacatgtcggctgatttattcagccatcatctgcctctaacagccgcaggtCGACAGGAGATCCGCccgtggctgttaaccagttaaatcctgctgttaaTTTGACAGCGAGATTTAACACGCGCCATTTTCCACTCCCTTTGGTGCTCCTATAATGCGACCGCGGGGTGCCGATGAGTTGTCAGGATAGCCGGGGGTCAGCTGAAGACCCCGGTGTCTGTCATGATGACTGTGAATGCCGACTGAGAGTGACATTCACAGGAGGCcgggatttctgctgtacagagtggaCCTGACGCAGATATGGCACAGATACACAGGTGATCCGGCCATTGCAGCTTTAAGTCCCCTGGGTCGTctagaaaaaaacagtaaaaagaaaaaaaaaatgtaaaaatataataaaaataaaagaaaaaacaaaaaaaaaacccacaaaagttcaCCTCACCCGTTTTGCCCCAATGAAGATAAAATAAAAatgacacatatttggtattgctgcattcagaaatgtccaatctaacaaaatataagatcaattaatctgattggtaaactgcgtaatgaatttaaaaaaaataaaaaaaaaagtcaaaattacgttttttgggactccacaaactttgcattaaaaggcgatcaaaacattatatctacccaaaaatggtatcctaaaaacatcagctcgaggcgcaaaatataagccatcactgagccccaaatcccaaaaaataaaaacattataatTTTCAGAAAATGACAACAATagctaaatttattttttttttttttttacaaacttttgacatttttttcaccacttaacggtcttaaccccttcagccttcgggcattttgcgttttttgtctctttcttccgagagccataactttttttatttttccgtcaatctttccatatgagggcttgaaaccatgagttttaccatatagtgtactggaaaacagtaaaaaaaattccaagtccggaaatattgcaaaaaaagtgtgatcgcacaatagtttttgggatattttatacaccatgttcactatatggtaaaactgatgtgtcgcagaAATGGCTGAGGTTGGTGAAaggtcgtagacaccaaacatgaataggtttacttgtatctaagaggttaaaaaataatacaagtttgtccaaaaaaaagtggcgcacattttgtgccattttccaaaacccgtaccattttatttttttggtatctatggctcagtgatggcttgttttttgcatctcgagctgatgtttttacctgtaccatttttgtgcagatgctacgttttgatcacctgttattgcattttgcgcaaaatttgcagcgctcaaaaaatgtaattttggcgtttgtaattttttttgccgctacgccgtttaacaatcagattaattgattttatattttgatagatcaggcgtttctgaacgcagtgataccaaatatgtgcatattatttatttttttaaacctttaattttcaatggggcgaaaggggggtgatttgaacttttaggttttgttattttttaaaattttgtaaaactttttttttttacttttttttattttactaggtcccttaggggactatatggatcagcagtctgatcactcttgcatatttccagatcacagctacagaccttagatctgcagatacgctgctttactttcaatgccggcactattccagcattgagagaaagtgactcatgttagctacaggcgtcaacacatgaccctgtgctaccatagcaaccaccggaagtcacgtggtcacatcacgtgacttccgatgggggtggggtaagtcatcataatggctgcgcgcatatacatctcgctgccagattttggcagcaagatgtaagggctaAATAGTCGCGTGTGGAATGCGATTCCTACTGgctactagcaggcacacatgtcagctgttgaaatcagctgatatttgtgcggatcgccgcggactgcccacagcagggggcggggattaacctcacacgatccatgacgtacccagtcatGGGTCGCTAAGAGGTTAAATTAAAAAAAGCTATATATGTTTggcatctatgaacttgtactgacttgAGGAATCATATTGCCAGCTCAGTTTTACTATAAagtgagcatggtaaataaaaacctcaaaaaaacaattgtggaattgcacttgttTTGCAACTTCACCGCACTTGGAGGCAGAAtgaaaggtgtcattcaaaagtaaacctcgtcccacaaaaaacaacccTCATATGGCTACATAGATGGAGAAATAAAAAATTAACAGCTCTTGAAAGAAGGGAAGAAAAACatgaaaacgcaaaaatggaaaatctCTGGGGAGTGAAGGGATCACCGCTATCAGTGACCGTGTGATTATTCAATCTCTTGTTTTTTCCCTCTAAAAACTAAACCTAACCTTTTAGGGGGGGTTTTGTGTTGCCTTTTGCCAAGActcgtaactttttcatttttgtgGGAGTTTTTGCTTTTAGCGCATTCACTGTCATTTTTTGCTGACAGTATTTTGGTGATGAATTTTATTTTTCGGGAACGTTGCAACAATCAAAAGAAGAGCAATTCTGGCATTTTCTATTTTCTTTCTCTTTACAGGTCATGGTTAAATAATTTAATACTCTGAAAAGTCTTAATTTTATGGACGCGGCGatgccaaatatgtttttttttatatcttcatTTATAGGAAAATGGAATgagtcaaacttttttttttaatattttactaaactttttttcatttttgattTTAGTCTCTTTGAGGGACTTGAACCTGCGATTTGTTTGATCACTTGTTCTACATACAGTACATAGAGTAAAATAATTTTTGAACACACCACCAATTTCCTAAGTAATtctatttctaaagctgctattgacataaatttctcaccagatgtcggtaacaacccatccaatccacacaggcaaagaaatcaaattatAGATGGCCATAAATTGTGCATTAGAAAGAACCCCTGTAGAATGTGAAGAGTGTTtgagtggaagaatggaccaaaatccacctgagcactgcacgcgacaagtgtctccatacaggatgtgaggagtgtgtgcggaagaatgggccaaaattcacctgagcaatgcaggcgaccagtgtcttcatacaggatgtgaagagtgtgtgcggaagaatggaccaaaattcacctggtagcaatgcaggcgaccagtgtctccatacaggatgtgaagtgtgtgtgtgtgtgtgtgtgtgtgtgtgtgtgtgtaagaatgggccaaaatccacctgaggaatgcaggcgaccagtgtctccatacaggatgtgaagagtgtgtgcggaagaatggcccaaaatccacctgagcaatgcaggcgactagtgtctccatacaggatgtggagagtgtgtgcggaagaatgggccaaaatccacctgagcaatgcaggtgactagtgtctccatacaggatgtggagagtgtgtgcggaagaatgggccaaaatccacctgagcaatgcaggcgactagtgtctccatacaggatgtgaggagtgtgtgtgtaagaatgggccaaaatccacctgaggaatgcaggcgaccagtgtctccatacaggatgtgaagagtgtgtgcggaagaatggcccaaaatccacctgagcaatgcaggcgactagtgtctccatacaggatgtgaggggtgtgtgcggaagaattggccaaaatccacctgagcaatgcagggactagtgtctccatacaggatgtgaggagtgtgtgcggaagaatggcccaaaatccacctgagcaatgcaggcgactagtgtctccatacaggatgtgaggagtgtgtgcggaagaattggccaaaatccacctgagcaatgcaggcgactagtgtctccatacaggatgtgaggagtgtgtgcggaagaatggaccaaatccacctgagcaatgcaggtgactagtgtctccatacaggatgtgaggcgtgtgtgtggaagaatgagccaaaatccacctgagcaatgcaggcgactagtgtctccatacaggatgtgaggagtgtgtgtggaagaatgggccaaaatccacctgagcaatgcaggcgactagtgtctccatacaggatgtgaggagtgtgtgtggaagaatgggccaaaatccacctgagcaatgcaggcgaatagtgtctccatacaggatgtgaggagtgtgtgcggaagaatggcccaaaatccacctgagcaatgcaggcgactagtgtctccatacaggatgtgaggggtgtgtgcggaagaattgcccaaaatccacctgagcaatgcaggcgactagtgtctccatacaggatgtgaggagtgtgtgcggaagaattggccaaaatccacctgagcaatgcaggcgactagtgtctccatacaggatgtgaggagtgtgtgcggaagaatggaccaaaatccacctgagcaatgcaggcgactagtgtctccatacaggatgtgaggagtgtgtgtggaagaatgggccaaaatccacctgagcaatgcaggcgactagtgtctccatacaggatgtgaggagtgtgtgcagaagaatggaccaaaatccacctgagcaatgcaggcgactagtgtctccatacaggatgtgaggagtaggtgtggaagaatgggccaaaatccacctgagcaatgcaggtgactagtgcctccatacaggatgtgaggagtgtgtgtggaagaatgggccaaaatccacctgagcaatgcaggcgactagtgtctccatacaggatgtgaggagtgtgtgtggaagaatgggccaaaatccacctgagcaatgcaggtgactagtgcctccatacaggatgtgaggagtgtgtgcggaagaatggaccaaaatccacctgagcaatgcaggcgactagtgtctccatacaggatgtgaggagtgtgtgcggaagaatgggccaaaatccacctgagcaatgcaggcgactagtgtctccatacaggatgtgaggagtgtgtgcagaagaatggaccaaaatccacctgagca includes these proteins:
- the LOC142292329 gene encoding uncharacterized protein LOC142292329; amino-acid sequence: MKMEIPFMDHVRHSLMIDRNKDVIIDKLLNLTLEIICLLTGEDYIVMRKSGEPRAAEKKGRRVSDTCIEAQSLITVGSPVSPVTAENPARRIPAPAKEPYTENLPIKCEDGAASAWDCSAEQVDAAVVGGLETRCSADSARIQRILEPSGRVHQDGADPKTNHVSAVLSTGSPPRKCWTPLCSQDCSTQESQAEPPGDGRIPQFCKDEATSPDDVDSGGEDSADGRHQCRVLACTEDITEEESEVMALEDQSDVSVWIRQQPCKEEAAPDYILPGPAVSSLHAVTLRHCSQVRGPVPDDSDPAASLCTDNLLFCSICGVHFGSETTFAAHQRFHTEEKSYDCTYCGKSFNQRSRLLSHKRKHTGEKPFSCPVCGRCFAERSALVTHQRIHSGEKPFNCTECARSFVQRSSLVKHQRIHTGERPFVCSQCGRCFSQSSNLVRHQRILHQFL